The following is a genomic window from Bombina bombina isolate aBomBom1 chromosome 3, aBomBom1.pri, whole genome shotgun sequence.
ATGTAGAATTATGTGGGGGTTTTTTCCTTTAGAAGCAAACATTACAGTGAATTCTTTTTAAAGTATCAGGTGCAACGTGAACACCAAATAGCAGCAATGCATAAATTATGCATCACCAGTCTGAACCATTTTGGCACTAAGCCTCATCTCATAAGAATGAATTACCTTAACTCCTCACTATCCATGAGTTTCTTGTAGGCAGTAATTTCTACATCCAATCCCATTTTCACTGCCAATAGATCTTGATATTCTTGTCCGTAATGAGCAATTTGCTGCCAAGTGAAAAAATaaggagaaaaaaatgaaaaattaggtgtatgaatataaatgtatctaattttattttttagtgtacGGTGCATTCATTCATTTTATGTAGTTATAATATTTTGATATTCTGTTTTTCTTAATTCCTTGCTCCTTTCACAGCCAAAGTGGTATAATGGCttatattttacaataaacaaTGCTTTCCaagcaaaacattaaaaaaaggatGTAAGATTAAAATAAACATTATATGTCATCTGCTTCATTACCTTTCGGATGTCATCTAACTGACCCTTGAGAGCGGATGCTTGTTCTTGGTATGTGTCAACCTCACTGCCCGTGCTGGATTCTGCTTCTACAATTTGTGACTCCAGCTGAATATtctgtaaaaaagcaaaaaaaatattatatataaataaatgtgcttATGACATATCTATTGTGGGAGCCAGAAATTCAAGACCTTAAAATTTGGGGACATCACAATTATTGTTAATAAGGTAAATATGAAGGCTGGTGAGTGCTAAAAGACCAAcatttaatatttgtttaaatatttcagTGCATAAGGTGAGGCACAAAAACCCTATGCAAAAGACCTAAGTCGGTTGCACTTAAATATgcataataatgtattttattccatacaaaaaacaccaaaataaacaGGTGATATTTCTGGCCAATGCTATTATCTATATCTACTTGGTTGTACTCACAACAATTGACTCAAATACAGAATTGAAAATAACAGTGAATAGCAATTTATCTACAGtggattaaattgtttacaaatatatccttggcctttatattggcatttggaatagctgatttagcctgtagtatccctacacagccagcaaaataaattagactcacagtgggaggtggaagagataaatctctaaaatgttgattttcaattgttgtttctaagtattgtacaaagagagagataagaaagggaagcatttgagtgataagataacgagatttgtcagcaagccaagcctattttgatgggctgtggtttcaaagagcaaaggcAGCTATTTCTTTTgaaaaaaagaagcataaatgagcaatttctcatacattttatccgCTGCAACTtttataacaagtcatggggaacataTTCAGAGACAaataattttacaaataaaaaaaatagcaaacaaaaacctTACCAATGTCTTCACACGCTCAATTTCACGTTGTATTGAGTCAACCTGTAGTTTGACCGCCCTGTATTCCTCTTTGTATGAAGTCAGAGATTGCACTGCGGGTATGGTACTTCCTGTTGCCAAAATAATCTGaggcataaaatacaaaaaacattagaAAGGAAAACATTACAATACATAAATCTTACCATACATGAGAAATAAAtgcatttgtttgtttttccccttaaataaaataacatagctGTAGATTCTATTCCAGTTGTAAAAGCTTATCAATAGAATTTTACTACAAAATTCTCAAAAACAATTTATGAAGAATTTCTATAGAATTTTTCCTCCTTGTTAGAATATGGTGTATAAATGGTAAAGATATAgcttaaggaccagtaaatacagtcgaTTTGCATAAGCAATAAATGCATGAtgtaaagataatgcaatagcacttagtctaaacttaaaatgagtagtagatttttttctgacaaatttcaaaattatatcTATTACcactcctactgtatcatgtgacagccatcagccaatcacaaatgcatatatgtatgttctgtgaattcttgcacatgctcagtaggagctggtgcctcaaaaagtgtaaatataagaagactgcacattttgttaatggaagcaaattggaaagttctttaaaattgctgctctatctaaatcatgatagtttaattttgactataatgtccctttaaatcaatctaGAAATTCTCCCTTTAAACAGGTGTATATAAGTACAACATAtactaagtgttttaataataactatttcataTGCTGTTGCAATAAATCTTACCTTGCTCTCAGCTGCGGCAAAGGCTTCCTGTTTGGTCTTTGCTACCAATGCTTCATACTGCAGTTTCATGTCAGATATGGCTGACGTTAAGTCTACAGCTTGAGCGTAGTTATCGAAAGAAATGGATATGGCTGCTTTGGTGCCGTTGGTAACAACAGTCTGTACTTCTCTGACTTTCTGtgtatttaaacacaaaaaaaagacCATTAACAAATGAAAGGGAAAATATGTTAGCATAGTGCTAGAAGGGATTTAGAAATTCACAATAGATCAGCAACGTAAAAGACAATGGTAGAATCTGAGCATTTGTCTTTGTATTGATATTTTTGACATTTCATGACCCCAAAGATATTTATATACTGAAATTAGCATAGACAGTGATAAACATTGGTTCTTAATGAGTTGCTATGACTAAAGCAATACTTTAATAAGTAATAAGGTTGCGCAATAATGCAACCTTTTCAAATAGTATTTTGTTGCTCCTGTTGTTCTGTGCCACCTTGGTTATttaaatagaagcaaatttgacattttttttcttaaattatacAAAACTGTTGGGTTTCAAGCCCCTTTAAGCTTTATATGGAGACACCTATAGAAGAAACAGCAAGCAGCAGTAAACACGTACATAGTGTATGATATGGGAATAAGCTCCTGTTTTGATTTCTTGCAATAATAATTTAATGTGGTCTATTTTATTTTTCCAGTTTGGTAGCTATTGAGTTAAaccttaaataataaaataattatacatatcttAAAAAAAAGCACACTGACAAGTTAATAGCAATAGTTTGTTGTACTTACAGCATCATATAATTGTTTGGAAAGGGTGATTTGGTCTTCAATTCCAGTAAGTTTGGTTTGCAGGTCAAATATTGTCAAGTACAAGTGATCCACATCCTGTAATAATAcaatatgtttttaacattaaaACCTTAAGAGAAAGTAATGAttatgtgtgaatgtgcatcttATGATGCTATTTCCTTTATAAGCTTAGACTATTCAAAAAGGAAAGGTCAAATTAAGTACcgttttgtataaaataaaatggTAACATAAGAACAAATTCTGAATGTATGACAtgttacctaggtatgctctttaacaaggaatatcatgagaatgaagcaaatttgctaatagaactggacaccatttttaaaaagaaattgtatgctctttttgaatcaataaagaaaaatttagccaccaatcagcaagcgataaccagattctgaaccaaaatggggcggctcctaagcttacatttctgcttttctaataaagataccaagagaacaaagaaaattgataataggtgtaaattagaaagtttctttaaaaatgggtttcatatccctttaagcttatactTTATAGGGAACATGGGCAGGTTTATCGGGTCTGTGGTTAATATCAGCCCTTCAAAATCTACGTTTCTATGTATTTAACTAAGAAAAAAATCATTATGCTATAATTGTTCCATATGACTAATTTACTTCTCATTTCTATGGCTTATTAAACTCACCTCTTTTAGAGAACTCCATTCTCCCTCTAATGACTTGGTTACTGAAGTTTCTTCATCGTATCTGCAAATAGAAAACATCACAACTGtagattacatttttcttttataagattattgattgatttatttattcattcattgtaTGTATCACTATCATATATTcatttgtaaaactgaatatatatatatgtgtatatatatatagatagatagatagatagatagatagatagatagataaatagatagaaggcATTCTCTGATTAAAAATCAATATCATTTTaatgtgttaaagggccactaaacccaaaatctttctttcatgattcagatagagaatagaaatttaaacaatattacaatttacttctattatttatattgcttcattttttagatatccttagttgaagaaaaagcaatgcacatgctgagccaatcacacgaggcttctatgtgcagcaaccaatcagcagctactgagcatatctagatatgcttttcaacaaagaatatcaagataataaaacaaattagataatataagtaaattagaaagatgtttaaaattgcattctctttctaaatcatgaaagaaaaaatgtgggtttcatgtccctttaacattttcaggGTTGCCCCTATCCTCAGACACCCCCCAATATCTTAACACATTAAaaggatattcatttttaattgGAGAGTGCTTTCTGTGTGTGAATTACCTACAGGATTTGAAGTGCACCCCGAATGTTGGACATTAGTTGTGGTTGGTGATCCTGgagaactatatacatatatatatatatatatttatatatatatatattcattcattcacttttatatacattttaaacaagaTTTTGAGAGGATGTATGTGTTTGTTATCAGGAATTGTGTGCTCAGTATATTATGGCTGCACATCTGTGCTTAGTAGCATGTTATAAAAGAACCTAGTTCTACACAATTATTTAACTAGATGGATTTACTTACTTAACTTGTATTTCTTCAATGACCTGCTTGTAGTTGTCAATTTCTGCAAGAAGAACTGATTTTGTTTGTGACAAGGTCTCAATTTGAGCTTTGTAACCAGCAACAGCTGTTGTGCTAACTACAGATGGGCTGACTGGTCCACTTGCATCAGTTCTGCTGTACATGGAAATCTGAGCTTTCAGGATAGTATTTTGTTGCTCTAGACTGcggaccttaaaaaaaaaaaaaaaaaaaatatggaaaagatgCAGTGGGATTCAATGAGTCAATTCAGGAAAATACACTGATAAATAATATAGGTTAAATCAAATATTTGTATTCTAAACTGGCAAATatatcctgttaaagggacattatacactagatttttgtttgcataaatgttttgtagatgatccatttatatagcccatatgggggtgtttttgtaaaaatgtatagtttttctaaatttttatataacattgtgctgattttcagactcctaaccaagcaccaaagtatcagatgtatactcaagtctacagactcctgcatactcctgtttgtgtaattagtaattattacatgcagttctatgaaaattggtgtatactgtccatttaatatgtcaacatcttaaagagatatgaaacacatttttttctgtcatgattcagataaaacatgcaaatttaagcaactatctaatttactccttgtACCACAGTTTatgtgttttcttggtatctttatttgaaaagcattgaAGTAagcttgctacatttagccaccaatcagcaggcactacagatggggctgaaccaaaaatgggctggctcctaagcttacattcctgctttttaaataaagataacaagagaacaaagaaaaaatgataataggagtaaattagaaagctgcttaaaattgcttgttttatctaaattgtgaaagaaaaaaattgggttgcatatccctttaagcacatttgtCAAATGTAATTATAAGGTATTACCTCATCTGATaactaatttattattttattgtaaacatTATTAAACCTGCTTAAACAGTATTGTATTCTTCTTcataatgataataaataataataataataataatacaataataataataataataaaaaaaaaaaaaaagacagggcaaAAATATTTACTTTGTAAGTAAGAGGACTGAACCTATATAACCTCTATATAATCTATTATACAATTTCCTAATCTAATCACTGATTTACAATTTTATTGTATAAACGTTAAACCCTACTTTAAAAcgagtacattattattattgttttaaaaaacagACAAGGAAACATATTTACTTTGTATGACATAGAGCTGCAGATTATATGATGCATCAGGAAAAGTGATATAATCAGGACAAATGGGTCATCATGTTTATAATATGAATGAGctgatagtgtatatatatatatatatatatatatgtctgttgaTTTCCTTGACTATGTTACTTTGCAATGTATTAGTAAAGTATATTGATGTAGCATTTAAGAAATGGAACTCACAGCTGACAAATAATTGGGCAGTGCTTGGAGTAAAAATAAGAGTGAAGTATAATAGATTATAATACAAATAAACACAGTACactcatttaataaattatttcagcAGAAATAAAAGATGTACTAATAAAACACAAATGTTTGCTTTCTTAAATAATTATTGGTGCTTCttatttggaaatatttttttattagcttaTCTTGTTCAGATATATATTTGTGGGCTGTAGTAGTTGCTAGCTATGTTTTAAAAAAACGACTCAATTGCAAACAACCATTAAGATACCACAAATGTACtaaaacagaaaacaaacagtTCTATTAGAAATAAATGTGAGTATCTAAAATGCAACTATCTTCAGCTATTACCAGACAAATGAAAAcattaatattataaaaaaaactttaaacgtattatttgtttaaatgtattAGGTTGACCTAGTTAACCACACATTGAGGACTAAGCAGGAATCCTGATAAAGTTTAGTGAAACAAATTGAAAGGagtctaaaaaaaaaaggaagtttatTAATCAGAAGCTGGCACAGTGTTATTATGTGCCTATTCTTTTTCAGTTTTACTAATAACGATGTAGTTTTACTTGAACTTAGACACAATTATTAAATATTTCCTGATCCAGTTACCATACCTTGTCAATGAAGGATGCAAACTTGTTGTTAAGGCTCTGGAGTTCTTCCTTCTCCTTTAGACGAGTAACTTGGACAGTGTCCACAGATGGCAGGGAGGGGTCAATGGAGGGAATGTCAGAGATGCCAGGAATACCACCAGGTCCGCCTGGACCACCAGCCTTGAGGTTGTACAAGAAGGCAGGACTGAAGCCATAGCTTCCTACCTTAAAACCTCTACCTCCCAGACGACCCCTCAAAATGCCAGTGGCTCCACCAAGCCTACCACCTGCACTCCCAAGAGCCGAAGCGCCTAGTCCCAGACCAACACCACCACCAAAGCCTCCACCAAAACCTCCACCAAAGCCTCCACCAAAACCTCCACCAAAGCCTCCTCCAGCCCTGAAACCAGCTCCTCCTCCTAGACCTGATCTAAAGCCAAAACCTGCCCCTGCACCTGAACCTGCCCCCAGGACTCTGGAAAGTCCAACTCCTCCAAAACCACCTCCAAATGATGACCCATATCCACCGGACTTGAAAGAACTTCTTCCAGCAGAGAAGAGTCTATTGCCTCCATAAGAAGCCCCATAACGCACTGCTGTGCTGCTGGCTTTTATTTGTCTTTCCACGGTCATCCTGAGAGCTTTATGTATCCAGTTCTGAAGCTGTCCAGAGCAAATCTGTATTGGATCCCCATCTGCTTATATACTTCTTTCACCTGGTCTGGGGAGACGCATCAGCTCTAATTCTTATTGGGTAGCAGTATTTTTTTACAGCAATCATCAAAATTTTGAGAGCTTCATTTCAGTATGTAAACCTACTTGCCTGAGGGCCACAAACATCAAGCTATGGACAGGGTCTCAAACTACAGAAGGAATTAAGAATATGCTGTTACTGAGTGTAAATTTAAGCTTATTGCTAAGGGCCAGCGTTGTCTGTAACTTGCTGTAGGCTTAACATTGTTTCAACTTGTAATCTTTTTCggtcttttttatttaaagaatcATCATTTTTTGTAGGATGCTTTCAAAACCCTAAAGTAAATGTGAAAGTGTATAAATCTGCAGTTCTGCACTCTAGACACTGAAAAGAATGTTGCCACGTAAGTGATAGTTTAACTCAGCAGATTTAACCTTGATCTCTCATTTTAGTGAATATGAATATATAGAGTTTGATcactatacataaaaataaattacacacttcagttcttttttttttatgctgtcaacccttatttattaaaatgatTCGCAGcacatttacaataaaaagctGCTTCTGCTGCACTTGTTGCTACTGACATTTTATTTTCTACCCAATAGGTATcggtctttctctttctctctctctctctctctctctctctctctctctctctctctctctctctctctctctctctctctctctatctatctatctatcgatctatcatctgtgtatcatctatctatctatcatctgtctatcatctatgtatctatctatctaatcatctatctaattatctatctatctatctatctgtctgtcagctatctatctatctatctatctatctatctatatgtgtgtgctaatatatttatacctaaatatatagaagttacagaaagaGAAAGGACTCTCACTTAAAGTATCTGCAAAGTGCTGGAGTGCATACAACAGATGAGAGGGcaactttgtctgaggaaggggcattCTAACCCTGAAAcatcacaaaaacatttttttaaaattctagACTTGCAGGGGCTTTCCCTTCTATTGTAAGCATGTACTGTAACCtttcagttatatgcaagcaatagtgcaagtaAAAATCTTCTAACctataagagcattttctttttgcaagtttatgcccctttaagaaatgTTTTGATTATAACAAGTATTAGCATCTTGCAGTGGCATATTGTGACATTTGGGAAGTGGAGCTCATCGTTATATGTATTAGAATCCATGTAACACAACAAGAAAGCACTTAATTAGGAACACTTATAAGATCCTAATAGATATTGCATTAGAGCACCTTTCAGCGGACCCTAATCGTATTCCAGCTGTCTTAGTTATTCCCTTTAGACATCCCATGGGTAAATCACCTATAAATCCAATTCTACCTTAGTAAGTGACTAACATTTGAAAATAATTGCAGCAGAGCAAATTTAGTAAAGAAGTTAATTAAGCATTGATTATACGCTATGGCAGTTCAggggcttcccccccaaaaaaagagctGTAAGTAGTCAAACCTCAATCAAACTAAAAAAACAAAGTTTTCTTTAGAATCTATCTCCTtacattttttcacacacacacaaatgttctAGCCATAACCTATTAGAAATATATGTTTTACATAGGGAAATTGTTATAAGTACATAGTTGCACACACTATATATTGCAGACAGAATCTCTTGTTTTTTTACTAAAAGAGCCTGAGTCCTTTATGCTTCTTTGTTTCATTATGAAGGCAAATTgaatttgaacttaaagggaccttGTAGTGGAACACATGGTGGGTAAAAATGAATTGGAGTATATAATGTTTAGCAAAGTATAGCAGGATTATACTCTCAAGGAGGTGGAAAATAAACAGTATTGAAAGATCCTTTATTAAAGTCCAAGTTTAAATACAGACGGCATTGCACCCATAGTGAACATTATCTATGCAGT
Proteins encoded in this region:
- the LOC128654558 gene encoding thread biopolymer filament subunit alpha-like translates to MTVERQIKASSTAVRYGASYGGNRLFSAGRSSFKSGGYGSSFGGGFGGVGLSRVLGAGSGAGAGFGFRSGLGGGAGFRAGGGFGGGFGGGFGGGFGGGFGGGVGLGLGASALGSAGGRLGGATGILRGRLGGRGFKVGSYGFSPAFLYNLKAGGPGGPGGIPGISDIPSIDPSLPSVDTVQVTRLKEKEELQSLNNKFASFIDKVRSLEQQNTILKAQISMYSRTDASGPVSPSVVSTTAVAGYKAQIETLSQTKSVLLAEIDNYKQVIEEIQVKYDEETSVTKSLEGEWSSLKEDVDHLYLTIFDLQTKLTGIEDQITLSKQLYDAKVREVQTVVTNGTKAAISISFDNYAQAVDLTSAISDMKLQYEALVAKTKQEAFAAAESKIILATGSTIPAVQSLTSYKEEYRAVKLQVDSIQREIERVKTLNIQLESQIVEAESSTGSEVDTYQEQASALKGQLDDIRKQIAHYGQEYQDLLAVKMGLDVEITAYKKLMDSEELRLSTGSGITVHSTKTSYGGGAALGGGGGAGAGLGGGFGGGLGGGFGGGLGGGLGGGLGGGLGGGLGGGLGGGLSGFGSGLSFSGSGGLGGLSLGGGLSSSIGGGFLGSLNASSISTSTAF